In the genome of Mucilaginibacter sp. 14171R-50, the window GCCTTTTGGCGATACCTATAACGGTTACCTGCTTATCAATACCCAGCAGCTTTAAACTCTTCATGGCCGATGATAGCTGCCCTTTACCACCATCAATAATGATCAACTGGGGCAGGCCGGTGTCTTCGTCAAGTACACGGCGATAGCGGCGCAATACAGCTTCTTCCATTGTGGCAAAATCATCTGGCCCTACAACGGTTTTTACGTTAAAGTGGCGATAATCTTTCTTTGATGGCTTACCATCTTTAAACACCACTATAGCCGATACGGGGTATTTGCCCTGAAAGTTGGAATTGTCAAAACACTCGATATGGCGCGGCAGCGTGTTCATGCGCAGGTCGTTCATCATTTGGGTAAGCAGGCGCTCGGTGCGTACCTCGGGGTTCAACTTTTCGTACTGGTCTATCTTTTCCTTTTTAAAGAACATTACATTCTTTTGCGACAGATCCAGCAGTTTACGTTTTTCGCCCAGTTTAGGCACCGTAAATTTAAGCTTGGTATCGTCCAGGTCTATCTCGAACGGCACAATGATCTCTTTCGAGGTGCTGTTGTACCTGGTCCTGAACTCCGTTATGGCAATAGTCAGCAGCTCTTCATCGGTTTCATCCAGGCGTTTCTTCAGCTCAATGGTTTGGGTTTGGGTAATGGTGCCGTTCATCACCTTCAAAAAATTCACAAAGGCGTATTTTTCTTCGGACGCGATGCTGAACACATCCACATCAGTAATGGACGAATTTACAACGGTTGATTTGCTCTGGTAATTTTCAAGCAGGTCCTGCTTGCGTTTAAGGCGATGCGCCAGCTCAAAGTTAAGCTCGCTCACGGCCTTTTCCAGGTCGCCTTTAAGGTTACGCACCACGTTGCCGATCTTACCGTTCAGCACATCCGTTATCTCGCTGATGTTGCGGTCATAATCCGCTTCCGACTGAAAATCCTGGCAAGGGCCCTTGCAATTACCTAACTGGTACTCCAGGCAAACTTTAAACTTGCCTTTCTCAATGTTTTCGCGGGTAAGGTTAAGGTTGCAGGTGCGCAGGGGGTAGGTTTCTTTAATAAGCCCTAAAATAGTATGCATCATGCTTACGGATGCATAAGGGCCAAGATATTTTGAGCCGTCCCTGATAATGCGGCGTGTCCAGTAAATGCGGGGGTAATTTTCGTTCTTGATGATGATCCAGGGGTAGGTTTTATCATCCTTCAGCATCACGTTATAGCGTGGCTGATGCTTTTTGATCATGCTGTTCTCCAGCAGCCAGGCGTCCACCTCGGTATCAACAATGGTAAAGGTTATTTTACGAATTTTAGACACCAATACCCGTGTCTTGGCATTTATCTGGGTATCCTTATTAAAATACGAAGCTACACGGTTACGCAGGTCTTTTGCCTTGCCGATATATATCAGCTCGTTTTCGGTATCCCAGTACTGATATACGCCCGGTTTATGGGGTATATTCTTTAAAGCTTCCCTGTAATCAAAGTGGTTCATTGGTTCACTGGTTCATTAGTTCAATGGTCTGCTCTGCGACCGATGAATTGGTTCATTAGTCGGACGATTTGCCAGTTGATTTGCCGATAAACTTTAAGTATGCATTCAACTTGATGTGAACGGTTTGAAGATTTTCAATTAGTGTATTGAATTGTTCTTCGTTAATCAGGTTGCGTGTTCGTGCCTTTTTTAGCCATCCTTTCGTCTCCAAAATAGACCCACGACTGAAATAGCAGAAGTTTCTATTTTCTTTATAATGATATCTCCCATATCCTTCGGCAATATTGGCCCCGATAGAATCGGCAGACCGCACAATCTGTTTTCCGATAGTATCCTTTGAAAAATTATCCCATTCACTCACTAACAACCATATCTCGTTACTAAAAGTTTCGGATATCTGGTACAATTCTAAGTCCTCAAGATTATAGTAACTCATGACATAATTGAACTATTCAACCAATAAACTAATGAACCAGTGAGCTAATGAACGATTTAAAAATCAAGTTTCTTTTCTACCTCGTTGCTGCCTTTCTGTTGTTGGCTGTAGGCGGCACAATCGAGGGTTATGGTTACCCCTGATTTTGGCGGCACAAAATCTACGTTCTTTTTAATGCCGAGCGCAGGGTTGGCGTAAACCCGTTTCATATAGCCTGCAAATATAGGCAATGCGGTGTTTGCACCTTCGCCCAACCGGGTAGACCGGAAGTGGATATCGCGGTCTTCGCAGCCTGTCCACACGCCTGTAACCAGCTGCGGGGTTATACCAATGAACCATCCGTCGGAGTTGTCGTTGGTGGTGCCTGTTTTGCCGCCGATAGGATTAGTTAAGCCGTATTTACCGCGCAGCCTGTAACCCGTACCTTCCTGTATAACGCCTTTCAGCATATAGGTCATTACATAAGCGGTTTGCGGGTTCATGGCCTGCACAATTTTTGGTGTATTATTGTACAGCGTATTGCCGTTCTTATCCTCTATACGTAATAGATAGGTAGGTTCCGTCCATATGCCTTCGTTGGCAAAGGCCGAGTAAGCGCCCGTCATTTCAAATACAGAAGCATCAAAAGTACCCAGGCAAATAGAGGGGTAAGGCTGTACAGATGGATCGGTGATCCCCATTCTTTTAATGAGCTGTACAACAGGCTCCGGTTTTATTTCGTTCATAACACGGGCTGTTACCCAGTTTTGCGACCGGGCCAAAGCCAGGCGCAAGGTAATGTCGCCTGGTACGGTTTCGCTCGGGGATGATCGCGGTGTCCAGTCAGCGCCGTAGCCGGTAATAGTTATGGGTTCGTTGGGCATTTGCATACAAGGCGAAAACCCATTATCAATGGCAACGGCATAAGTAAACGGCTTGGCCGTTGAACCCACCTGGCGCGTACCCATTTTTACCTGGTCGTATTTAAAATGCTCGAAGTTTGTGCCGCCTACCCAGGCTTTAATATACCCGGTGGTAGGGTCCATGCTCATGAGCGAGTTGCGCAGCATCATTTTACAATACACTATCGAGTCGATCGGCTTCATTAGTGTATCAATATCGCCACGCCAGGTAAAAATGTTCATCTTGGCAGGCGTATTAAAATCTTCGGTTATCTCTTCTTCCGATTTCCCCGCTTGTTTTAAGGCGATGTACCTGTCTGAACGGTGCTTGCCTTTCTCAAGCAGCGATTTAAACGTGGGGATGGTTTTCCAGAGGCTGATACCTTTCCAATGCGCGTTAAACTGCGCTTGCAGGGTACGCATGTATTCCTTTTGCGCGTCTTCGGCATAGCCTTGCATGGTGGCATCAATGGTGGTGTATATTTTTAAGCCGTCGCGGTCAAGGTCATAAGGGGTTACGCCATCAGGTTTAAATATCGATTTATCAACCAATATCTTTTGCACTTCTTTTTTAAGCACAGCCCTGAAATAAGTGGCAATTCCATCGTTATGATCTATCGGCCTGAAAATTAAGCCGAGCGGCTTCGCCTTAAACTCTTCGGCCTGTCCGTCGCTTAAATAATGCTCCTCATTCATGCGGCGAAGCACGAAATTGCGGCGGTTTTTAGCGTTATCGGGATGGTTTATGGGCGAGTAAATACCCGGCCCGTTTATCATGCCAATTAACATGGCGGCCTGGTCGGCGGTAAGCTTATCTGGCGTGGTGTTAAAGTAGGTACGCGCTGCCGAACTAATGCCATAGGTATTGTAGGCGCCAAAATCTACCGTGTTTAAATACAGCGTTAGTATTTCTTCCTTGGTATAGTTACGCTCAATTTTAACGGCGGTTATCCATTCCTGCAGTTTTTGAATAATGCGTTTGAACGGGTTGTGCGATCGTTCTGAAAAAAGGTTAAGCGCCAACTGCTGCGTAATGGTACTGCCACCCTGCTTTTTACCTACCAGGTTATACAATATGATACTGAAGGTGCGCTGAAAATCGATACCCGAATGCTGATAAAAGCGGTTGTCTTCGGTAGCTATAAGCGCGTTGATAACATTTGGCGATAGTTGCTTGTAGGTAACGTTTGTACGGTTTTTAATATAGTACTTGCCGATGATCTGCTTATCAGACGACATAATAACCGACGCCTGGTCGCTTTTCGGGTTCTCCAGTTCGCGGAAGGACGGCAGCGGGCCAAACACCTGGAACGCTATAAGTAATATCATAATAACAAAAAAAGCAAAGCCGGCAATAAATAAACGCCATATATACCAGTTGTAACGTTTTATATCCTGCGCGGTAAGGTTATTTTTCTTTTTGTTGATCATTCTCTTAGTAATGTGTTTGATAATAGTCTAAATAACTATCCAGTGTTTTTTGGTCGGCTAATTTATCCAGATTTTCTTGTGTTATAATAAAAAAGCTGTATTTATCCTTCGGTAGCTTCATAATATCGGGCATTAGCGGGATAATTGCCCGGGCATAATCCTTAACGTTTGTAAGGTTGGTAAAGCGGCCAACGTATATCAGCTGGTTATCGGCGCCAACGCTTTTTAACTGGTGTTTAATGGTATTATCCTGAAAGTTGACCCGGTTAAACTGCCCAATACCAAAACGTGACGAAGCCAGATTAGTTGTACCGGTGCTTACATTTACCACAAAATAATAGTTGGTGCTATCGCGCATGCTGAATATCGATGGCGCCAGCTTAACCGGTTGCGCGGGCAATGCCGCCGGCTGTGTAACCGACGCGGCCGGCTGGGTTGCGGGCGGAGTAACATTAGTGATTTCCGAAGCTTTTTCTTTTATAACAGGTGGTGGTATAACCGGCGCGGCCTCGGGCTTGCGCACATCTGGTGCTACTACATATTTTTCGGCAGGTACCCTGTATTCGGTTTGCTGCTGGTAAACAATGGGAAGGGTAAACTGCGGGTCGTTTGTCTCCCTGTCTGCTATTACTACTTTGCGCGCAGCCAGTTGGGCCTGGTTTGCGGTTATGTAGGCCAGGTGTTGGCTTACCAGTGGCGTTATCAGTTTATCATCAGGGTAATTGGCTACTATTTGCTGCAAGTAGTTACTGAAAGGGGCAAGCGGTACCTGGTGGCCGGCCGCAAAGGCACGCAGATAATATAGCTGCGCTGCGTACCTGTTATTGGGGTATTGTGTAAGCAGGGCGTCGGCCGCGGTTATAACCTGTGGGTATTGCTTGCCGGCATAAAGATCATACACCTTATTATATAAGGTGGCGAAACCGGTGTCTTCTTCGTTTAAGTGCTTACTGTATTCAGGGTCGAGTATGGTTTTGGCAAACGGCGTTTCGGGGTAGTTGTTTACCAGCAGGCCTTTGTATTTGTCGGCCAATGCGGGGTTGTTGGTATCGCTGTATAAGCGGTAAAGATTGTAGTAGGTGACGGCTGCATTATCGTTACCAGGGAAACGGCTTAACAATAACTCATAGGCCGCGATTGCTTCTTTTTTATCATTTAATACGTCCCTGTAAAAATTGGCTATATCCAGGTAGGCATCAAACATACGCTTGTTGGATTGCGCCATAAGCGCTGGCGTAAGCGGCAGGTTTTGCAAAAGCGACTGTCGGTAGCTGCCGGCATTAGTATTACCTGCGGCGGCGTTGCCTCTCACAAAATCGGGATCGGTAGGCTGCTGGGTTGTCGAGGTGTTTTGGGTAATATCGCTGCCCGCGCGATTGCTTCGTCGCCAGTTATCTTCTAACCTGCGGTTGCCCCATACCCGTTTAAAGCTGCTAAAGCCCTGGCTTAAGGCGGCGGAGTTATTAAAGTAAAAATTATCGCCGGTTAGTGTTTCCTGCTGTTGTTGATTTAAGCTCGTCGCTCCCCTGTTTTGTACCGAAGCGGCCGCGGTTGCCTGCTGCGCTTGCAGCGTTCGCGCTTCAACCATTTTATCAATACGCGCCAGGCGGGCCGGTTCGTCAAGTCTGGCCAGCATTTGCAGGGTGTCCTCGCGCGATATGATCTGCATCCTGTCGGCAAGCACCTGCAGGTTTTCGCTTTTCTTTTTTATGATGCTGTACTTAGGGTAACCCGGCGATAGGTTCACCAATGCGCTGTCGTAATAATTTTTCGCAGCAGTGTAATCAGCCTTGTTTTTAAAAAGCACATCGGCCATACGCAGGTACGACAGGCCCTTTTGATTTTGGTTTTTTGTGCTGGAGTTTACCGATTGGCGGTAGCTTTTCAACGCGCTCTCTATCTCTCCCCCCGTGTACTGCAGTTCGGCTATCTGATAGTATATCTGGTCGGTAAAATCAGCATTGTTCTCATTTTTTAATAACGACCGCAGGCGGGTAAGCCTGCTTGCCTTAACGCCGTTCAGGTTATCTTCTATACGGATACGGTTAAGGTCGGCATTAAAGGCCATATCAAATATGGCGTTGCTTTTGCCAATGCGCGCATAGTTGGCAATGGCATCAGCCGGCTTGTTGTTAAGCTCCTGTAGTTGCGCAAGTATAAATATCCACCGTAATTCGTTCGCTTTGTTGTGGCTGTGCTGTATGGCCAGTTTTGCCATTTCTTCGGCATCGGTGTAATCCTGTATGTTTATATCATATTGCAGCCTGGTAGCGTAAACGTCGGCAGTGATGTGCTTTTTAGGATTGATGTTTTTTACGGCGCTGTCAATAGCTGTTTTAGCATCATTGGGCTGGCTAATATACAATAACGATCGCGCCTTGTAAACCAGTGCCTCCTGTTTCAATTCGGCGTTGTTGCCAAACGACCGGATGACATAATTGGCATACTCCACCGCGTCAAAGTAATTTCCATCAAGATAATTGGCCTTGCTAAGCAGCAGGTAAGCATCGCCCAGATAATGGCTTTGCTCTTTAACGCTGATAATGGTATTGGCTTTTGCTTTTACCAGGTCAAGTTCAGGGTCTGGCACATCGCTGCGGGTAACCGTATCGCGGTAAACGCTTAGTATCTCGCTGTAATCATCCACGTAGGCCGCCTCGTAAGCTTCCTGTTTGGCCCGCAGCAATTCTTTGGCGTTAAACAGGATGTTGTATTTGGCAGTAAGGTTTTGTAGGCCGCGGTTAAGGGTGCTTTTTTTTTCGAGCGAGCAACCCGCAATGACCACGACCGATGCAAGCAGCCAAAGCTTAGATATAGAAAGGGTAGGAGTATGCCTCAATGGAATATTGTTTGTGTTTGATTATAACCGTTACTAACAACAAATTGAATGCTTGCGGCTAAGGTTTATAAATGCCTTGCTAAAATACTAAAGATTATGCAATAGGTTTAATAAATTTGCGGATGCCTAAAAACGAAAAACCGGACGACAAAGAACCGGTAAAGGAACTAAGCGCCTATGCCAAATATACAGGGATGGCTTTCCAGATGATAGTTATCATCGGCATTTTTGCCTATGCGGGTTATAAAATTGATGAAAATGCCCATCACAGTACCAAATGGGTAACAGCGCTTTTATCATTAATAGGGGTATTTATATCATTATTCATCGTTATCAGATCTGTAAGAAATTGAAGATTCAAGCTACCCTTATCTCGTTCGTTGTTTTCATACTGTTGCTGGCTGCCTTGCCTGCCTGGGCAATGTTTAGCGGCAATAACCATTTGCTGATACCGCACTTTTGGGCGATGTTTGCTTTTATAACCGGCCTTACCCTTTTGGTGGTAGTGGCGCTTTTGGTTACGCAAAAAATCAACCCCGAAAACTACGCCCAAACCTTTTTGGCAGTAACCGTTTTCAAATTATTGGTCAGCCTGGCATTTGTGGTGGTTTTTATACTCAAAAACAAGGTGGAAAAGACGATTTTTGCAGCCGATTTCTTTTACTTATATTTCTTAAATATGGCCTTTGAAGTTTACGTTTTGTTGCGTAACTTGCGCAACCAAAATTTGAAGTAAAAAACTTTATTTAGATGTATAACAGCTCGATTTTGAACTCAAAAATTTTTACACTTTTACGAATTTGTGCCGTTTTTTTAACGCTGACCGCATTTTCGATACCGGCTTTTTCGCAGGAAGAACATGCCGAGGGCCCAGAAAAAAAGTTTGAACCGAGCGAGGTTATTTTAGAGCACATTGCCGATTCGCATTCGCTGCATATTATTGGTCATAGCCATTTGCCGTTACCGGTAATTGTTTATACCGACAAGGGCCTGGAGATGTTCTCGTCTGCAAGGTTTGCTCATGAAGAAGAAGGCGCGCACGAAGCCGAAGCGGCCGGTGTATATAAAGGAGCTAATTACAACTATAAGCTGGTTAACGATAAAGTTAAGATAGTTAACGAGGCCGGCGAGGTTGATGAGGCGGCCACAAGTAAACTTTACGATTTCTCGATCACCCGCAACGTGGTAAGTATGTGGATGTCGATCATCTTCCTGCTGCTTATATTTTTGACTGTAGCATCAGCATACAAAAAACGCGAAGGTAAAGCCCCAAAAGGCTTGCAATCTTTTATAGAGCCGATTATACTGTTTGTTAGGGACGATATTGCCCGCCCAAACATCGGGTATAAATATCAGCGTTTTATGCCGCTGTTATTAACGGTTTTCTTTTTTATATGGATAAACAACCTGATAGGTTTGGTGCCGTTCTTTCCGGGTGGTGCAAACTTAACGGGTAATATAGCAGTAACGCTGGTGCTTTCGGTTATTACCTTGTTTGTGGTTAACCTGAATGGTAACAAGCATTACTGGCAGCACGTTTTTGTACCGGCCGATGTACCGGGCTGGATATGGCCGTTATGGTGGGTTATCGAGCTGGTAGGTATCATATCAAAGCCTTTCGCCTTAATGATACGTTTGTTTGCCAACATTACTGCAGGGCACATTATTGTGCTTAGCTTAATATCGCTGATATTCGTGTTCAAATCGTTTGCTATTGCGCCGGTATCAGTTGCTTTTGTGGTGTTCATGGATGTGCTTGAGTTGCTGGTAGCAGCTTTACAGGCCTTTATCTTTACGCTGTTAACTGCCTTGTTTATAGGTACAGCGATAGAAGAGCACCACCATTAATATTTGTAAATAATTATATACTATATATTCACTTTAAATTTAAAACAATGATTGGAAGTATCGCCGCACTTGGTGCAGGTTTAGCAGTAATTGGTGCCGGTATCGGTATCGGTCAAATTGGTGGTAAAGCTTGCGAAGGTATTGCACGCCAGCCAGAAGCTGCTTCAAAGATCCAAACTGCAATGATCATCGCTGCGGCCCTTGTAGAAGGTGTTGCACTGTTTGCTGTGGTTGTGTCATTCCTGGGCTTGAAATAATTTTTCTGCCCGAGGATAAAATTTTAACCGTACCCGTTGCGATTGGCCGCGGGTACGGTTATTAAATGATTTTTAAAATATATATCAACATATAATAATGAATCCATTAGTTACCCCCGATATTGGTTTAGTGTTCTGGACAACGGTATCATTTGTGGTATTGTTTTTTTTACTGGCCAAATTTGCCTGGAAACCTATTATGGGTGCCCTTAACGATCGTGAGCGCTTTATAGAAGATTCGCTGTCGAAAGCCGAGGCTGCTAAAGAAGAAATGAGTCGCCTAACCAGCGAGAACGAAGCGTTATTAAAACAAGCCCGTATAGAGCGCGACGCGATATTGCAGGAAGCTAAAAAGGTGAAAGACCAGATCATCAGCGATGCTAAGGATGCCGCACACAAAGAAGGTGCCCGCCAGATAGAGCTTGCCCGTATCGAGATAAACAACCAGAAAGCCATTGCTATGGCCGACGTTAAAAACCAGGTTGCGGCCTTGTCGTTAGAGATAGCCGAAAAGGTTTTACGCAAACAACTGGAAGACCAGGAAAAACAAGATGAACTGGTTGCCGACCTGTTAAAGGAAGTGAAATTATAGAAATGAGATTTAGATAGCAGATCTGAGACTTTTTTCTCACATCTTATATCTCACATCTCACATCTCAAAAGATATGTCAGAAATAACAGTAGCAATAAGATACGCGAAAGCATTGATTGACCTTGCGCAAGAGCAAAACAGCCTTGAAGCTGTTAAGAATGATATGGAGCTTTTTCTGAGAACGGTTAAGGCCAGTTCAGAATTGGGCGCTGTTTTGGCTAACCCGATCATATCGCACAGCAAAAAGGTACATATTCTGGCCGATGTTTTTGGCGCCAGCGTTAGTAAAGTAACCCTCGCGTTTTTAAATATCATGGTGAATAAAGGCCGTGGCGAAGTTTTGTTCACTACCGCACAGGAGTTTATTGGCTTGTATGATATCAAAAATCATATTACCAATGCCAGGGTGGTTACAGCATCACCTTTATCTGCCGAAAACAAAAAGAAAATGCTTGATAATGTGCAGAAGGCAATTGGCGGTACTGTTAAGCTTAAGGATAAGGTTGACCCATCGTTAATTGGTGGCTTTGTACTAACCGTTGGCGACAGGCAGGTGGATACCAGCATTGCCAGCAGCTTAAAGCGGATGAAAAAGGAATTTGCGCAAGTTGCGATCAAATAATATTAAATTAAAACTCTAAAATAAATTCAAAAAATGGTAGAGGTAAGACCAGACGAAGTATCAGCAATTTTGCGTCAGCAATTGGCCGGCTTTAAGTCAGAATCTGAATTAGAAGAAGTGGGTACCGTGCTCCAGGTGGGTGATGGTATTGCACGCGTTTACGGATTAACTAAAGTACAATCAGGTGAGCTGGTTGAATTTGATAACGGTTTACAAGGTATCGTACTGAACCTTGAAGAAGATAACGTAGGTGTGGTATTGTTAGGTAAATCTGACGATATTAAAGAAGGTGATAACGTAAAGCGTACCAACCGTATCGCATCAATTAACGTAGGCGAAGGCATGCTTGGCCGTGTTGTTGATACTTTGGGTAACCCAATTGACGGTAAAGGCCCGATAGTAGGTGAGACCTACGAAATGCCTTTGGAGCGTAAAGCACCTGGTGTTATTTACCGCCAGCCGGTAACCGAGCCATTGCAAACAGGTATTAAAGCTATCGACGCGATGATCCCTATCGGCCGTGGCCAGCGTGAGTTGGTTATTGGTGACCGCCAAACCGGTAAAACCGCTGTTTGTATCGATACCATCATCAATCAAAAAGAGTTTTATGATGCAGGCCAGCCTGTAACATGTATATATGTAGCGTGCGGCCAAAAGGCCTCTACCGTGGCAAACATTGTACGCACACTGGAAGAGAACGGCGCTATGCCATACTCAATAGTTGTTGCGGCCAATGCTTCTGACTCTGCTACCATGCAGTTCTTCTCGCCGTTTGCAGGTGCTGCAATTGGCGAATACTTCCGCGATACCGGCCGCCCGGCTCTGATCATTTATGATGATCTTTCTAAACAGGCTGTTGCTTACCGCGAAGTATCGTTATTATTACGCCGCCCGCCGGGCCGCGAGGCTTACCCTGGTGACGTGTTTTACCTGCACAGCCGTTTATTGGAGCGTGCTGCTAAGGTTAACAGCAATGACAACATCGCGCAGCAAATGAACGATTTGCCGGAGTCTATCAGACACATCGTAAAAGGTGGTGGTTCGTTAACGGCGTTGCCTATCATCGAAACACAGGCAGGTGACGTATCAGCGTATATCCCAACCAACGTGATCTCGATCACCGATGGCCAGATATTCCTGGAGTCGAACTTGTTCCTTGCAGGTATACGCCCGGCCATTAACGTTGGTATCTCGGTATCACGTGTGGGTGGTAACGCGCAGATCAAATCAATGAAGAAGGTTGCCGGTACACTTAAGCTTGACCAGGCACAATATCGCGAGCTTGAGGCGTTCTCGAAATTTGGATCGGACCTGGATGCATCAACCAAAAGCGTAATTGATAAAGGTGCCCGTAACGTTGAAATATTAAAGCAAGGCCAGTACTCGCCGGTAACGGTTGAAAAACAGGTAGCTATTATTTACCTGGGTACTAAAAACCTGATGCGTAACGTACCGGTGAACAAGATAAAAGAGTTTGAAGTAGAATATACCAACCAGTTAGAGCAACGCCACCCCGAAGTGCTGGCTGCACTTAAGGCAGGTAAATTTGACGACCAGTTAACCGGCGTGCTGGAAACAGTAGCTAAAGAACTGGCAGGTAAGTACTAATTTTTAGATATGAGATATGAGATGTGAGTATTGAGACAGATACTCACGTCTTATAGATAAAAATAAACGAGATCAGATTGAAGGAATGAGTTAAATCTCAAATCTCAAATCTCAAATCTCAAATCTCAAAAGATGGCTAATTTAAAAGAAGTAAGAAACAGGATAGCATCCGTAAACTCAACGCAGCAGATAACCAAAGCCATGAAAATGGTTTCGGCGGCTAAGCTGAGAAGGGCTACTGATGCCATTGTACAATTACGCCCCTATGCTAACAAGTTGAAAGACCTGTTGGCTAACTTATCGGCAAGCCTTGAGGATGGCGCCTCGCCATTTTTACAGCAGCGCGAACCGGTACGTGTGCTGGTTGTAGTTGTATCATCAAATCGTGGTTTGGCAGGCGCTTTTAATACCAACGTAATAAAGGCGGCCAATAACCTGATAGCCGAAAAATACAG includes:
- the uvrC gene encoding excinuclease ABC subunit UvrC, whose product is MNHFDYREALKNIPHKPGVYQYWDTENELIYIGKAKDLRNRVASYFNKDTQINAKTRVLVSKIRKITFTIVDTEVDAWLLENSMIKKHQPRYNVMLKDDKTYPWIIIKNENYPRIYWTRRIIRDGSKYLGPYASVSMMHTILGLIKETYPLRTCNLNLTRENIEKGKFKVCLEYQLGNCKGPCQDFQSEADYDRNISEITDVLNGKIGNVVRNLKGDLEKAVSELNFELAHRLKRKQDLLENYQSKSTVVNSSITDVDVFSIASEEKYAFVNFLKVMNGTITQTQTIELKKRLDETDEELLTIAITEFRTRYNSTSKEIIVPFEIDLDDTKLKFTVPKLGEKRKLLDLSQKNVMFFKKEKIDQYEKLNPEVRTERLLTQMMNDLRMNTLPRHIECFDNSNFQGKYPVSAIVVFKDGKPSKKDYRHFNVKTVVGPDDFATMEEAVLRRYRRVLDEDTGLPQLIIIDGGKGQLSSAMKSLKLLGIDKQVTVIGIAKRLEELYYPGDQYPLYLNKRSETLKVIQQLRDEAHRFGITFHRKKRDKGTLATELELIEGIGKTTSEKLLKYFKSVKKIREATETELQEVVNLKQAKAIAQYFNPVVSGPTGLQGAD
- a CDS encoding four helix bundle protein, which gives rise to MSYYNLEDLELYQISETFSNEIWLLVSEWDNFSKDTIGKQIVRSADSIGANIAEGYGRYHYKENRNFCYFSRGSILETKGWLKKARTRNLINEEQFNTLIENLQTVHIKLNAYLKFIGKSTGKSSD
- a CDS encoding penicillin-binding protein 1A — its product is MINKKKNNLTAQDIKRYNWYIWRLFIAGFAFFVIMILLIAFQVFGPLPSFRELENPKSDQASVIMSSDKQIIGKYYIKNRTNVTYKQLSPNVINALIATEDNRFYQHSGIDFQRTFSIILYNLVGKKQGGSTITQQLALNLFSERSHNPFKRIIQKLQEWITAVKIERNYTKEEILTLYLNTVDFGAYNTYGISSAARTYFNTTPDKLTADQAAMLIGMINGPGIYSPINHPDNAKNRRNFVLRRMNEEHYLSDGQAEEFKAKPLGLIFRPIDHNDGIATYFRAVLKKEVQKILVDKSIFKPDGVTPYDLDRDGLKIYTTIDATMQGYAEDAQKEYMRTLQAQFNAHWKGISLWKTIPTFKSLLEKGKHRSDRYIALKQAGKSEEEITEDFNTPAKMNIFTWRGDIDTLMKPIDSIVYCKMMLRNSLMSMDPTTGYIKAWVGGTNFEHFKYDQVKMGTRQVGSTAKPFTYAVAIDNGFSPCMQMPNEPITITGYGADWTPRSSPSETVPGDITLRLALARSQNWVTARVMNEIKPEPVVQLIKRMGITDPSVQPYPSICLGTFDASVFEMTGAYSAFANEGIWTEPTYLLRIEDKNGNTLYNNTPKIVQAMNPQTAYVMTYMLKGVIQEGTGYRLRGKYGLTNPIGGKTGTTNDNSDGWFIGITPQLVTGVWTGCEDRDIHFRSTRLGEGANTALPIFAGYMKRVYANPALGIKKNVDFVPPKSGVTITLDCAAYSQQQKGSNEVEKKLDF
- a CDS encoding tetratricopeptide repeat protein, coding for MRHTPTLSISKLWLLASVVVIAGCSLEKKSTLNRGLQNLTAKYNILFNAKELLRAKQEAYEAAYVDDYSEILSVYRDTVTRSDVPDPELDLVKAKANTIISVKEQSHYLGDAYLLLSKANYLDGNYFDAVEYANYVIRSFGNNAELKQEALVYKARSLLYISQPNDAKTAIDSAVKNINPKKHITADVYATRLQYDINIQDYTDAEEMAKLAIQHSHNKANELRWIFILAQLQELNNKPADAIANYARIGKSNAIFDMAFNADLNRIRIEDNLNGVKASRLTRLRSLLKNENNADFTDQIYYQIAELQYTGGEIESALKSYRQSVNSSTKNQNQKGLSYLRMADVLFKNKADYTAAKNYYDSALVNLSPGYPKYSIIKKKSENLQVLADRMQIISREDTLQMLARLDEPARLARIDKMVEARTLQAQQATAAASVQNRGATSLNQQQQETLTGDNFYFNNSAALSQGFSSFKRVWGNRRLEDNWRRSNRAGSDITQNTSTTQQPTDPDFVRGNAAAGNTNAGSYRQSLLQNLPLTPALMAQSNKRMFDAYLDIANFYRDVLNDKKEAIAAYELLLSRFPGNDNAAVTYYNLYRLYSDTNNPALADKYKGLLVNNYPETPFAKTILDPEYSKHLNEEDTGFATLYNKVYDLYAGKQYPQVITAADALLTQYPNNRYAAQLYYLRAFAAGHQVPLAPFSNYLQQIVANYPDDKLITPLVSQHLAYITANQAQLAARKVVIADRETNDPQFTLPIVYQQQTEYRVPAEKYVVAPDVRKPEAAPVIPPPVIKEKASEITNVTPPATQPAASVTQPAALPAQPVKLAPSIFSMRDSTNYYFVVNVSTGTTNLASSRFGIGQFNRVNFQDNTIKHQLKSVGADNQLIYVGRFTNLTNVKDYARAIIPLMPDIMKLPKDKYSFFIITQENLDKLADQKTLDSYLDYYQTHY
- a CDS encoding AtpZ/AtpI family protein — encoded protein: MPKNEKPDDKEPVKELSAYAKYTGMAFQMIVIIGIFAYAGYKIDENAHHSTKWVTALLSLIGVFISLFIVIRSVRN
- the atpB gene encoding F0F1 ATP synthase subunit A — its product is MNSKIFTLLRICAVFLTLTAFSIPAFSQEEHAEGPEKKFEPSEVILEHIADSHSLHIIGHSHLPLPVIVYTDKGLEMFSSARFAHEEEGAHEAEAAGVYKGANYNYKLVNDKVKIVNEAGEVDEAATSKLYDFSITRNVVSMWMSIIFLLLIFLTVASAYKKREGKAPKGLQSFIEPIILFVRDDIARPNIGYKYQRFMPLLLTVFFFIWINNLIGLVPFFPGGANLTGNIAVTLVLSVITLFVVNLNGNKHYWQHVFVPADVPGWIWPLWWVIELVGIISKPFALMIRLFANITAGHIIVLSLISLIFVFKSFAIAPVSVAFVVFMDVLELLVAALQAFIFTLLTALFIGTAIEEHHH
- the atpE gene encoding ATP synthase F0 subunit C, producing the protein MIGSIAALGAGLAVIGAGIGIGQIGGKACEGIARQPEAASKIQTAMIIAAALVEGVALFAVVVSFLGLK
- the atpF gene encoding F0F1 ATP synthase subunit B, translating into MNPLVTPDIGLVFWTTVSFVVLFFLLAKFAWKPIMGALNDRERFIEDSLSKAEAAKEEMSRLTSENEALLKQARIERDAILQEAKKVKDQIISDAKDAAHKEGARQIELARIEINNQKAIAMADVKNQVAALSLEIAEKVLRKQLEDQEKQDELVADLLKEVKL